Proteins found in one Hyla sarda isolate aHylSar1 chromosome 7, aHylSar1.hap1, whole genome shotgun sequence genomic segment:
- the LOC130282350 gene encoding mediator of RNA polymerase II transcription subunit 1-like isoform X3, with the protein MCFIQWQSRGYPLQPARHTSGQIIHANGTLLTKHVVEDSTSSSSEEKSKSANHSSSPSSEEDIISHEESEEESVPQVAAPRDSQDRPSKEPEPRPAPQPIKGSGLMIRGRGRGRGGAWTFQCEEGKLTSRLCCRPPPTPPNRPPINSPYLTMSPAQSSIHSRSPSRHHSRSPSHHHSCSHFRHQSRSRSRYHSRFPSLSTPHSYGHHLSSPCYPQSISHTLPHSLGHSQHLGQLSTPSSSMVSSSIVQMLSQGEPSSHSTPSFTPPNFPLLPIIPTLFPVPFLLHGNPYSQILLTK; encoded by the exons GATACCCTTTACAGCCGGCCAGGCACACCTCAGGCCAAATTATTCATGCAAATGGTACTCTACTCACG aAGCATGTAGTGGAAGattccacatcatcctcctctgaGGAAAAATCCAAAAGTGCCAACCATTCAAGTAGCCCAAGT tCTGAAGAGGATATCATTTCACATGAGGAATCCGAGGAGGAAAGTGTCCCTCAAGTGGCGGCCCCTCGGGACTCCCAGGATAGGCCTTCCAAAGAGCCTGAACCA cgtcCCGCCCCTCAGCCAATCAAAGGAAGCGGCCTCATGATTCGTGGCAGAGGACGTGGTCGT GGTGGTGCTTGGACATTCCAGTGTGAAGAGGGAAAACTTACGAGTAGACTCTGCTGCCGCCCTCCCCCCACTCCTCCAAACCGCCCCCCTATCAACTCCCCTTACTTGACCATGTCCCCTGCCCAAAGTAGCATCCACTCCCGTTCCCCTTCCCGTCACCACTCCCGTTCCCCTTCCCATCACCACTCCTGTTCCCACTTCCGTCACCAGTCCCGTTCCCGCTCCCGTTACCACTCCCGTTTCCCTTCCCTTTCCACTCCCCATTCATACGGCCATCACCTTTCCTCTCCCTGTTATCCCCAGTCCATTTCCCACACCCTGCCCCACTCCCTGGGACATTCCCAGCATTTGGGCCAGTTATCCACCCCTTCTAGTAGCATGGTTTCTAGTAGCATTGTGCAAATGCTGTCCCAGGGAGAACCTTCTTCCCATTCCACCCCTTCCTTCACACCTCCCAATTTCCCTCTGCTCCCTATTATTCCCACACTTTTCCCAGTCCCATTTCTACTCCATGGAAACCCCTATTCCCAGATTCTACTCACAAAGTAG
- the LOC130282350 gene encoding mediator of RNA polymerase II transcription subunit 1-like isoform X4: protein MCFIQWQSRGYPLQPARHTSGQIIHANGTLLTHVVEDSTSSSSEEKSKSANHSSSPSSEEDIISHEESEEESVPQVAAPRDSQDRPSKEPEPRPAPQPIKGSGLMIRGRGRGRGGAWTFQCEEGKLTSRLCCRPPPTPPNRPPINSPYLTMSPAQSSIHSRSPSRHHSRSPSHHHSCSHFRHQSRSRSRYHSRFPSLSTPHSYGHHLSSPCYPQSISHTLPHSLGHSQHLGQLSTPSSSMVSSSIVQMLSQGEPSSHSTPSFTPPNFPLLPIIPTLFPVPFLLHGNPYSQILLTK, encoded by the exons GATACCCTTTACAGCCGGCCAGGCACACCTCAGGCCAAATTATTCATGCAAATGGTACTCTACTCACG CATGTAGTGGAAGattccacatcatcctcctctgaGGAAAAATCCAAAAGTGCCAACCATTCAAGTAGCCCAAGT tCTGAAGAGGATATCATTTCACATGAGGAATCCGAGGAGGAAAGTGTCCCTCAAGTGGCGGCCCCTCGGGACTCCCAGGATAGGCCTTCCAAAGAGCCTGAACCA cgtcCCGCCCCTCAGCCAATCAAAGGAAGCGGCCTCATGATTCGTGGCAGAGGACGTGGTCGT GGTGGTGCTTGGACATTCCAGTGTGAAGAGGGAAAACTTACGAGTAGACTCTGCTGCCGCCCTCCCCCCACTCCTCCAAACCGCCCCCCTATCAACTCCCCTTACTTGACCATGTCCCCTGCCCAAAGTAGCATCCACTCCCGTTCCCCTTCCCGTCACCACTCCCGTTCCCCTTCCCATCACCACTCCTGTTCCCACTTCCGTCACCAGTCCCGTTCCCGCTCCCGTTACCACTCCCGTTTCCCTTCCCTTTCCACTCCCCATTCATACGGCCATCACCTTTCCTCTCCCTGTTATCCCCAGTCCATTTCCCACACCCTGCCCCACTCCCTGGGACATTCCCAGCATTTGGGCCAGTTATCCACCCCTTCTAGTAGCATGGTTTCTAGTAGCATTGTGCAAATGCTGTCCCAGGGAGAACCTTCTTCCCATTCCACCCCTTCCTTCACACCTCCCAATTTCCCTCTGCTCCCTATTATTCCCACACTTTTCCCAGTCCCATTTCTACTCCATGGAAACCCCTATTCCCAGATTCTACTCACAAAGTAG
- the LOC130282350 gene encoding uncharacterized protein LOC130282350 isoform X2, whose amino-acid sequence MQQGEAEEYRLVCALYNGSLEDTLYSRPGTPQAKLFMQMHVVEDSTSSSSEEKSKSANHSSSPSSEEDIISHEESEEESVPQVAAPRDSQDRPSKEPEPRPAPQPIKGSGLMIRGRGRGRGGAWTFQCEEGKLTSRLCCRPPPTPPNRPPINSPYLTMSPAQSSIHSRSPSRHHSRSPSHHHSCSHFRHQSRSRSRYHSRFPSLSTPHSYGHHLSSPCYPQSISHTLPHSLGHSQHLGQLSTPSSSMVSSSIVQMLSQGEPSSHSTPSFTPPNFPLLPIIPTLFPVPFLLHGNPYSQILLTK is encoded by the exons GATACCCTTTACAGCCGGCCAGGCACACCTCAGGCCAAATTATTCATGCAAATG CATGTAGTGGAAGattccacatcatcctcctctgaGGAAAAATCCAAAAGTGCCAACCATTCAAGTAGCCCAAGT tCTGAAGAGGATATCATTTCACATGAGGAATCCGAGGAGGAAAGTGTCCCTCAAGTGGCGGCCCCTCGGGACTCCCAGGATAGGCCTTCCAAAGAGCCTGAACCA cgtcCCGCCCCTCAGCCAATCAAAGGAAGCGGCCTCATGATTCGTGGCAGAGGACGTGGTCGT GGTGGTGCTTGGACATTCCAGTGTGAAGAGGGAAAACTTACGAGTAGACTCTGCTGCCGCCCTCCCCCCACTCCTCCAAACCGCCCCCCTATCAACTCCCCTTACTTGACCATGTCCCCTGCCCAAAGTAGCATCCACTCCCGTTCCCCTTCCCGTCACCACTCCCGTTCCCCTTCCCATCACCACTCCTGTTCCCACTTCCGTCACCAGTCCCGTTCCCGCTCCCGTTACCACTCCCGTTTCCCTTCCCTTTCCACTCCCCATTCATACGGCCATCACCTTTCCTCTCCCTGTTATCCCCAGTCCATTTCCCACACCCTGCCCCACTCCCTGGGACATTCCCAGCATTTGGGCCAGTTATCCACCCCTTCTAGTAGCATGGTTTCTAGTAGCATTGTGCAAATGCTGTCCCAGGGAGAACCTTCTTCCCATTCCACCCCTTCCTTCACACCTCCCAATTTCCCTCTGCTCCCTATTATTCCCACACTTTTCCCAGTCCCATTTCTACTCCATGGAAACCCCTATTCCCAGATTCTACTCACAAAGTAG
- the LOC130282350 gene encoding uncharacterized protein LOC130282350 isoform X1 has translation MQQGEAEEYRLVCALYNGSLEDTLYSRPGTPQAKLFMQMKHVVEDSTSSSSEEKSKSANHSSSPSSEEDIISHEESEEESVPQVAAPRDSQDRPSKEPEPRPAPQPIKGSGLMIRGRGRGRGGAWTFQCEEGKLTSRLCCRPPPTPPNRPPINSPYLTMSPAQSSIHSRSPSRHHSRSPSHHHSCSHFRHQSRSRSRYHSRFPSLSTPHSYGHHLSSPCYPQSISHTLPHSLGHSQHLGQLSTPSSSMVSSSIVQMLSQGEPSSHSTPSFTPPNFPLLPIIPTLFPVPFLLHGNPYSQILLTK, from the exons GATACCCTTTACAGCCGGCCAGGCACACCTCAGGCCAAATTATTCATGCAAATG aAGCATGTAGTGGAAGattccacatcatcctcctctgaGGAAAAATCCAAAAGTGCCAACCATTCAAGTAGCCCAAGT tCTGAAGAGGATATCATTTCACATGAGGAATCCGAGGAGGAAAGTGTCCCTCAAGTGGCGGCCCCTCGGGACTCCCAGGATAGGCCTTCCAAAGAGCCTGAACCA cgtcCCGCCCCTCAGCCAATCAAAGGAAGCGGCCTCATGATTCGTGGCAGAGGACGTGGTCGT GGTGGTGCTTGGACATTCCAGTGTGAAGAGGGAAAACTTACGAGTAGACTCTGCTGCCGCCCTCCCCCCACTCCTCCAAACCGCCCCCCTATCAACTCCCCTTACTTGACCATGTCCCCTGCCCAAAGTAGCATCCACTCCCGTTCCCCTTCCCGTCACCACTCCCGTTCCCCTTCCCATCACCACTCCTGTTCCCACTTCCGTCACCAGTCCCGTTCCCGCTCCCGTTACCACTCCCGTTTCCCTTCCCTTTCCACTCCCCATTCATACGGCCATCACCTTTCCTCTCCCTGTTATCCCCAGTCCATTTCCCACACCCTGCCCCACTCCCTGGGACATTCCCAGCATTTGGGCCAGTTATCCACCCCTTCTAGTAGCATGGTTTCTAGTAGCATTGTGCAAATGCTGTCCCAGGGAGAACCTTCTTCCCATTCCACCCCTTCCTTCACACCTCCCAATTTCCCTCTGCTCCCTATTATTCCCACACTTTTCCCAGTCCCATTTCTACTCCATGGAAACCCCTATTCCCAGATTCTACTCACAAAGTAG
- the LOC130282350 gene encoding serine/arginine repetitive matrix protein 4-like isoform X8 — MQMKHVVEDSTSSSSEEKSKSANHSSSPSSEEDIISHEESEEESVPQVAAPRDSQDRPSKEPEPRPAPQPIKGSGLMIRGRGRGRGGAWTFQCEEGKLTSRLCCRPPPTPPNRPPINSPYLTMSPAQSSIHSRSPSRHHSRSPSHHHSCSHFRHQSRSRSRYHSRFPSLSTPHSYGHHLSSPCYPQSISHTLPHSLGHSQHLGQLSTPSSSMVSSSIVQMLSQGEPSSHSTPSFTPPNFPLLPIIPTLFPVPFLLHGNPYSQILLTK, encoded by the exons ATGCAAATG aAGCATGTAGTGGAAGattccacatcatcctcctctgaGGAAAAATCCAAAAGTGCCAACCATTCAAGTAGCCCAAGT tCTGAAGAGGATATCATTTCACATGAGGAATCCGAGGAGGAAAGTGTCCCTCAAGTGGCGGCCCCTCGGGACTCCCAGGATAGGCCTTCCAAAGAGCCTGAACCA cgtcCCGCCCCTCAGCCAATCAAAGGAAGCGGCCTCATGATTCGTGGCAGAGGACGTGGTCGT GGTGGTGCTTGGACATTCCAGTGTGAAGAGGGAAAACTTACGAGTAGACTCTGCTGCCGCCCTCCCCCCACTCCTCCAAACCGCCCCCCTATCAACTCCCCTTACTTGACCATGTCCCCTGCCCAAAGTAGCATCCACTCCCGTTCCCCTTCCCGTCACCACTCCCGTTCCCCTTCCCATCACCACTCCTGTTCCCACTTCCGTCACCAGTCCCGTTCCCGCTCCCGTTACCACTCCCGTTTCCCTTCCCTTTCCACTCCCCATTCATACGGCCATCACCTTTCCTCTCCCTGTTATCCCCAGTCCATTTCCCACACCCTGCCCCACTCCCTGGGACATTCCCAGCATTTGGGCCAGTTATCCACCCCTTCTAGTAGCATGGTTTCTAGTAGCATTGTGCAAATGCTGTCCCAGGGAGAACCTTCTTCCCATTCCACCCCTTCCTTCACACCTCCCAATTTCCCTCTGCTCCCTATTATTCCCACACTTTTCCCAGTCCCATTTCTACTCCATGGAAACCCCTATTCCCAGATTCTACTCACAAAGTAG
- the LOC130282350 gene encoding serine/arginine repetitive matrix protein 4-like isoform X6 yields the protein MQQGEAEEYRLVCALYNGSLEKHVVEDSTSSSSEEKSKSANHSSSPSSEEDIISHEESEEESVPQVAAPRDSQDRPSKEPEPRPAPQPIKGSGLMIRGRGRGRGGAWTFQCEEGKLTSRLCCRPPPTPPNRPPINSPYLTMSPAQSSIHSRSPSRHHSRSPSHHHSCSHFRHQSRSRSRYHSRFPSLSTPHSYGHHLSSPCYPQSISHTLPHSLGHSQHLGQLSTPSSSMVSSSIVQMLSQGEPSSHSTPSFTPPNFPLLPIIPTLFPVPFLLHGNPYSQILLTK from the exons aAGCATGTAGTGGAAGattccacatcatcctcctctgaGGAAAAATCCAAAAGTGCCAACCATTCAAGTAGCCCAAGT tCTGAAGAGGATATCATTTCACATGAGGAATCCGAGGAGGAAAGTGTCCCTCAAGTGGCGGCCCCTCGGGACTCCCAGGATAGGCCTTCCAAAGAGCCTGAACCA cgtcCCGCCCCTCAGCCAATCAAAGGAAGCGGCCTCATGATTCGTGGCAGAGGACGTGGTCGT GGTGGTGCTTGGACATTCCAGTGTGAAGAGGGAAAACTTACGAGTAGACTCTGCTGCCGCCCTCCCCCCACTCCTCCAAACCGCCCCCCTATCAACTCCCCTTACTTGACCATGTCCCCTGCCCAAAGTAGCATCCACTCCCGTTCCCCTTCCCGTCACCACTCCCGTTCCCCTTCCCATCACCACTCCTGTTCCCACTTCCGTCACCAGTCCCGTTCCCGCTCCCGTTACCACTCCCGTTTCCCTTCCCTTTCCACTCCCCATTCATACGGCCATCACCTTTCCTCTCCCTGTTATCCCCAGTCCATTTCCCACACCCTGCCCCACTCCCTGGGACATTCCCAGCATTTGGGCCAGTTATCCACCCCTTCTAGTAGCATGGTTTCTAGTAGCATTGTGCAAATGCTGTCCCAGGGAGAACCTTCTTCCCATTCCACCCCTTCCTTCACACCTCCCAATTTCCCTCTGCTCCCTATTATTCCCACACTTTTCCCAGTCCCATTTCTACTCCATGGAAACCCCTATTCCCAGATTCTACTCACAAAGTAG
- the LOC130282350 gene encoding serine/arginine repetitive matrix protein 4-like isoform X5 translates to MYRNSWCSSVVALYSTADVHHLGEIMHVVEDSTSSSSEEKSKSANHSSSPSSEEDIISHEESEEESVPQVAAPRDSQDRPSKEPEPRPAPQPIKGSGLMIRGRGRGRGGAWTFQCEEGKLTSRLCCRPPPTPPNRPPINSPYLTMSPAQSSIHSRSPSRHHSRSPSHHHSCSHFRHQSRSRSRYHSRFPSLSTPHSYGHHLSSPCYPQSISHTLPHSLGHSQHLGQLSTPSSSMVSSSIVQMLSQGEPSSHSTPSFTPPNFPLLPIIPTLFPVPFLLHGNPYSQILLTK, encoded by the exons CATGTAGTGGAAGattccacatcatcctcctctgaGGAAAAATCCAAAAGTGCCAACCATTCAAGTAGCCCAAGT tCTGAAGAGGATATCATTTCACATGAGGAATCCGAGGAGGAAAGTGTCCCTCAAGTGGCGGCCCCTCGGGACTCCCAGGATAGGCCTTCCAAAGAGCCTGAACCA cgtcCCGCCCCTCAGCCAATCAAAGGAAGCGGCCTCATGATTCGTGGCAGAGGACGTGGTCGT GGTGGTGCTTGGACATTCCAGTGTGAAGAGGGAAAACTTACGAGTAGACTCTGCTGCCGCCCTCCCCCCACTCCTCCAAACCGCCCCCCTATCAACTCCCCTTACTTGACCATGTCCCCTGCCCAAAGTAGCATCCACTCCCGTTCCCCTTCCCGTCACCACTCCCGTTCCCCTTCCCATCACCACTCCTGTTCCCACTTCCGTCACCAGTCCCGTTCCCGCTCCCGTTACCACTCCCGTTTCCCTTCCCTTTCCACTCCCCATTCATACGGCCATCACCTTTCCTCTCCCTGTTATCCCCAGTCCATTTCCCACACCCTGCCCCACTCCCTGGGACATTCCCAGCATTTGGGCCAGTTATCCACCCCTTCTAGTAGCATGGTTTCTAGTAGCATTGTGCAAATGCTGTCCCAGGGAGAACCTTCTTCCCATTCCACCCCTTCCTTCACACCTCCCAATTTCCCTCTGCTCCCTATTATTCCCACACTTTTCCCAGTCCCATTTCTACTCCATGGAAACCCCTATTCCCAGATTCTACTCACAAAGTAG
- the LOC130282350 gene encoding serine/arginine repetitive matrix protein 4-like isoform X7 gives MQQGEAEEYRLVCALYNGSLEHVVEDSTSSSSEEKSKSANHSSSPSSEEDIISHEESEEESVPQVAAPRDSQDRPSKEPEPRPAPQPIKGSGLMIRGRGRGRGGAWTFQCEEGKLTSRLCCRPPPTPPNRPPINSPYLTMSPAQSSIHSRSPSRHHSRSPSHHHSCSHFRHQSRSRSRYHSRFPSLSTPHSYGHHLSSPCYPQSISHTLPHSLGHSQHLGQLSTPSSSMVSSSIVQMLSQGEPSSHSTPSFTPPNFPLLPIIPTLFPVPFLLHGNPYSQILLTK, from the exons CATGTAGTGGAAGattccacatcatcctcctctgaGGAAAAATCCAAAAGTGCCAACCATTCAAGTAGCCCAAGT tCTGAAGAGGATATCATTTCACATGAGGAATCCGAGGAGGAAAGTGTCCCTCAAGTGGCGGCCCCTCGGGACTCCCAGGATAGGCCTTCCAAAGAGCCTGAACCA cgtcCCGCCCCTCAGCCAATCAAAGGAAGCGGCCTCATGATTCGTGGCAGAGGACGTGGTCGT GGTGGTGCTTGGACATTCCAGTGTGAAGAGGGAAAACTTACGAGTAGACTCTGCTGCCGCCCTCCCCCCACTCCTCCAAACCGCCCCCCTATCAACTCCCCTTACTTGACCATGTCCCCTGCCCAAAGTAGCATCCACTCCCGTTCCCCTTCCCGTCACCACTCCCGTTCCCCTTCCCATCACCACTCCTGTTCCCACTTCCGTCACCAGTCCCGTTCCCGCTCCCGTTACCACTCCCGTTTCCCTTCCCTTTCCACTCCCCATTCATACGGCCATCACCTTTCCTCTCCCTGTTATCCCCAGTCCATTTCCCACACCCTGCCCCACTCCCTGGGACATTCCCAGCATTTGGGCCAGTTATCCACCCCTTCTAGTAGCATGGTTTCTAGTAGCATTGTGCAAATGCTGTCCCAGGGAGAACCTTCTTCCCATTCCACCCCTTCCTTCACACCTCCCAATTTCCCTCTGCTCCCTATTATTCCCACACTTTTCCCAGTCCCATTTCTACTCCATGGAAACCCCTATTCCCAGATTCTACTCACAAAGTAG
- the LOC130283163 gene encoding collagen alpha-2(I) chain-like: protein MSSLDDLFTHLRAAAASHGDAWVQEQVRGVLGIGSGVQADPLPGLRRGSRRSRAPERLSPEPTPRSRRRCLSPVRSSREMAGTVCGGTSSAASRGTVSGRRAEDAGGGAAAGPSAPSPLCGPGGGAAVPEVGVSGRRSSRKGTRSERGTAGAAGPPVMAAAVSSSARREARQSGGGEAGPALSSAGSGSRQRSGARSAEERRPGGSRDTAGSPSLSAAQQRTAQQQSSGSAGEARARRSSVSVSLPVREDGLAGGRQDPECYSERAPPGGRSRHGRSGTAVGEYSPSDSSLSDCAADAEEELANPERRAAGEAVILRREPGADLAGPSTALDDRSAAGGSRERTPRPAAAGASASGQPGRDPCLVWIFGHSYVRRGAIRAAVRRDGRQLGFSRDLAVLRWIGIGGMLWCGVLPEVQFNASLDRHPDILVVHAGGNDLGLRSSREIIRDIKLDILRLKSTFPGLLFVWSDMVARRVWRHARSVDRLNKARVKLNKEGIALGDIALSFTKVSNRLSVSMSHDSDIDDTLSIPETLSRASDRGCVSS from the exons ATGTCGTCCCTGGATGATCTTTTCACCCACCTCCGGGCTGCTGCAGCGTCTCATGGGGATGCTTGGGTGCAGGAACAGGTGCGGGGGGTCCTGGGGATCGGGAGTGGGGTGCAGGCTGACCCCCTCCCTGGCTTGCGGCGCGGGTCCCGTAGATCCAGGGCTCCGGAGCGTCTGAGTCCTGAGCCCACTCCCCGTAGCAGGCGGCGGTGCCTGAGCCCTGTGCGGTCTTCCCGGGAGATGGCAGGTACAGTGTGCGGGGGCACTTCCAGTGCGGCTTCCCGGGGGACAGTGTCAGGGCGTAGGGCAGAGGATGCAGGAGGGGGGGCAGCTGCTGGTCCCTCCGCTCCTTCCCCACTGTGCGGCCCGGGTGGTGGTGCGGCCGTCCCTGAGGTGGGGGTGTCAGGTCGGAGATCGTCGAGGAAGGGCACCAGGAGTGAACGGGGGACGGCCGGAGCTGCCGGTCCCCCTGTGATGGCGGCTGCGGTCTCTTCATCTGCCCGACGTGAGGCCCGGCAGAGTGGAGGAGGGGAGGCAGGGCCGGCCCTGTCCAGTGCAGGGTCGGGCTCTAGGCAGCGTTCTGGGGCCAGGTCTGCAGAGGAGAGGAGGCCCGGAGGCAGCAGGGACAcggctggctcaccttctctgagTGCAGCCCAGCAGCGTACAGCACAGCAGCAGAGCtccgggagtgcaggggaggccaGAGCTCGGAGATCTTCTGTCAGCGTCTCTCTGCCTGTGAGGGAAGATGGGCTGGCTGGAGGTCGGCAGGATCCAGAGTGCTACAGTGAGAGGGCGCCACCTGGTGGTAGGAGTCGGCATGGCAGGTCTGGAACTGCAGTTGGGGAATATTCTCCTTCTGATTCTTCCCTTTCTGATTgtgctgcagatgctgaagaggagCTGGCGAATCCGGAAAGGAGGGCGGCCGGTGAGGCGGTCATTCTTCGGCGGGAGCCTGGAGCGGATTTGGCGGGACCTTCAACAGCGCTGGATGACAGGAGTGCGGCCGGCGGTTCCAGGGAGCGGACGCCCAGGCCTGCGGCTGCTGGGGCATCGGCTTCGGGTCAGCCTG GTCGTGATCCGTGCTTGGTGTGGATTTTTGGTCACTCCTATGTTCGGAGGGGGGCGATCCGGGCTGCGGTGAGACGGGACGGGAGGCAGCTGGGTTTTTCGAGGGACCTGGCGGTGTTGCGGTGGATTGGAATTGGTGGCATGCTGTGGTGCGGGGTGCTCCCTGAGGTACAGTTCAATGCTTCTTTGGACCGCCACCCGGACATCTTGGTGGTGCATGCTGGGGGCAATGATTTGGGCCTTCGATCGTCACGGGAGATAATTAGAGACATTAAGCTTGACATTCTGAGGCTAAAATCTACCTTTCCAGGTTTGTTGTTCGTTTGGTCTGACATGGTGGCTCGGCGGGTGTGGCGGCACGCCAGGTCGGTGGATCGCTTGAATAAGGCTCGGGTCAAGCTCAACAAAGAG GGCATAGCTCTTGGTGACATTGCTTTGAGTTTTACTAAAGTCAGTAACAGGTTGTCGGTTAGCATGTCTCATGATTCAGATATTGATGATACTTTGTCGATTCCAGAGACTCTGTCAAGGGCTTCGGACAGAGGCTGTGTCTCTTCATAG